Genomic DNA from Candidatus Thermoplasmatota archaeon:
AAACAGGGTCTGAGCCTATCTCCAAACCGTATCCTCTTGCATGCGGGCAGCTCATATTCAACTCAAGAGCATCAGTCCCATATTCCTGCATTTTTCTGCCTAGCTCTACAAATTCTTTTGAATTTGAGCCAAAGATGCTACCAATAAGAGGAACTTTTATTTTCTTGAAATTTTTTATCTCTTCACCATATTCTTTTATACCTGGGCTAGGTAAACCCATTGCATTTAAAACACCACATTCTAGTTCAACTATCGTTGGATTTGGATAGCCCTCTCTGGGTTTTAAACCAATAGATTTAGTAACAATAGCACCAGCACCAGAACCAGCAATCCGTTTCATGCTACCCACGTCTTCATCCATGATACCAGATGCTAAAATAGTAGGGTTCTTAAGTTTTAGAGAAGAGATTTTTGTGGTGAGATCAATCAAAGGTGACACCTAACCTTTAAAGAAAAGGTAGTATATAAATTAATTTTCTTTATAAAACTTTAATTAAGCCCTATATTATTTCGATTCTTGATTGAAATGTATCTTATAACAAGATGGTTCGGCACGTTCCTCTGCGATAAAAACATGGTAAAAAAAAGTATTCTATTCCCCAAAGACAAGAAAGAGTTAGCTAAAAGACTAAAAAAAATAGACAAAAACGAGATACTAACTGAGGAAAAAAAGATAACAAAAAATGTTAAGGTAAAGGTTAATGAAAAAAGATTGCAATCAATTGGGGACTACGATCCTGATGACGCTTTTTTCAAAGAAATAGACATCAAACCAGAGGATTTTTGTTTCCCGCAGTCTCTACTACATGAAGCCTCGATGATTTTAACAGAAGAAAAAACTGGGGATAAACTTAAATCAGAGGATTTACAGGTTATTCAGATGGTAAATGCTCTTGATGAACTTATACAGACGTCAAATCTCTTATCTGAACGTATGGAGAGCTGGTCGATGATTCCTACTCCATCAAAGAAAATTAAACCTTTCGAAAACGTTTTCTCCGATGTCAAAAAAGAGATTAAAAGGTTAGAAAAACAGATAGATGAGGACATGAATAAGATTGCCCCAAATGTTACTGCTCTAGTTGGTTCTCTTATTGGTGCGCGTTTGATATCATTAGCAGGAGGTTTAAACAGGCTTGCTGTTATGCCATCCTCGACCATACAATTATTGGGTGCTGAGAAAGCTCTTTTTAGATTTAAAAAAGAGGGGGGTCGACCGCCAAAGCATGGTGTGTTATTTCAGCATCAACTCATAAATAAAGCCCCTAAAGAAAACAGGGGCAAAATAGCTCGTATACTTGCTTCTAAGGTTGCTACAGCTGCGAAAGCAGATTTTTTTACAAAAAGGAACATATCAAGTACTCTTAAGAAAGAGCTGGATGAGAGGATTGCAGAGATTAGAAATAAGTAAAAATATTAAGTTGATTGTTGTTCTCTTATTTGTATTGGTTTAAGGTTGGTTAAGGGAGAAGTAAAAAGCATATGGGTGATCTGCGGACTGTTCTCAGAGATTTGGGTAATATACTCATGACTGTGGGTGCTATAACTCTTTTTGCTTTAGCTGCGCCTATTTATTTCAACGAGGGAACTGGTGTTGGTGTTATTTTTCTTACCTCTGCTGTGTTTTTTTTAGTTGGTTTGCCTCTTCATTTTATTTTTAAAAAAGCTGAACAAGCTGATTTTAAGACAGCTATGGTTACAGCTGCTTTGAGTTGGTTGCTTATACCAGTTGTTAGTACCATCCCGTTTCTTTTAATTGTTAAAACTGATTTTCTATCAGCCTTTTTTGAGTGTATGTCTGGTTGGACTGGCACAGGTCTCACCATGTTTAGTAAACCAAGTCTTTTACCTTATACGCTGCAGTTTTGGCGTACGTATATGCAGTGGGTTGGTGGCGTTGGTGTCATTATTTTGACTCTTGCTATTCTTGCTAGACCTGGTGTTGGTTCCTATAGTTTATATAAATCTGAGGGTAGAGAACAAAGGACGCATCCATCTATTATAAAAACTGTTAGAACGATGTGGTGGATATTTGCTTTATATACAGTAATTGGTGTAACTCTCTTAATTGTTGTTGGGATGGTTACGACTGGTGGTATGAACCCTTGGCAGTCGCTTAACCATGGTATGACTGCTTTAGCTACAGGTGGTTTTTCTGTTACCGATGACAGCATGATGGGTATTGGAACAACTAGTCAAATTGTTTTAGTTGCTTTGATGATAATAGGGGCAATTTCCTTTACAGCACACTTCAATCTACTAAAAGGTAGTGTAAAAAAGTTTCTCTCTGACACCCAGTTGCATGCTATGGTTGTTTTGTTGATATTTGGTGTGTTGTTGCTCACATTCATAAACCTTAATACTCCATCGCTTCATTACGGAAAAAACTTCCTTTTGGCTTTAAAAGAATCAGGTTTCCAATTCGTATCTGCTTTAACATGCACAGGTTTTAGTTCAGCTGATATAGCTAATTGGGCTGAGTCTGCAAAACTGATATTAGCTATGGCTATGATAGTAGGTGGTGCAGCTGGTTCAACAGCTGGTGGAATAAAACTGTTCAGAGCTATACTTCTCAGCAAGGGTGTTAGCTGGAGGATAAAACGCTCGATATCATCCCCTCGGAGGGTTTTTGTACATAAATTTGGTGGTAAACCATTATCAAAAGAAGAGGTTATTGATTTCATAGATGAAGCAGCCATAATCTCTTTTATGTGGGTTATATTACTCATGGCAGGTGTAATCGTTATATCACTGGTTTTGCCACAGGAGACACTTGGTAATGTGTTCCTCGAAGTATCATCTGCTCAGGGAAACGTGGGTTTATCAACTGGGATAACTAGTAAGTTGAACGATGTTAATTATATGCAATACCCTATTATGTCAGCTGTTGGAAAAGTTATGCTTATTTTTAACATGTGGATAGGCAGACTTGAGATAATACCTGTTGTTGTCCTAGTTAGATCATTTTTTGGTCTAAGAAGAAACATACTATAAGACATAGTTTTTTTATTCGTTTTCCTCTTTTTTCAACAAATCAAACTGTTTATCCTGGAATTTTTTTATGTAATGATCAAGTTGTTGTATAGCAGTCAAAAGTTTATAGATCTCAGCATCCTTGGGCGAAGGGGGAACAATTGACTGAGGGTTAGCCTCTTTCTTTTTATGGAACTCAGACTCAGAGTACTCCTCTTTTAGTATATCACGTGCGGTTTTAAGCGCCTTGATCTTATCAGTAATCTCAGCTAGTTTTTCCATATCATCCCATATTCTCCTAAATTTAATTTTATGTTATTGTAATCTATTTTGTAATAGAAATACTTTTACTCTAGAAACATGCCTTTGAGACCAGTTTTTTCTTCAAGTCTTCTAATGATCTCAATATCACTTTTCATTAGGATTATCTCATTTGTGACCTCTACAATTCCCTCAAAGAGATGACCACCAATTGTTTTTTTGTTTTCATCACTCAGACAAGTATGCAGATGAACTAAATAGTCATCTTTTTGTTTGCATATAGTTCCATTCAAAGATAAAAGTTCATATGGTTTGTCAAATTTTTCTTTTATATATACGTTTTTTTCTCTGAAATAACCTAATTCAAATTTTTTAAGTTGACCTATACCTGAAATTATCACAGATGTTTTAACCCTATGTTTTTTGCATGCTTCTACAAGTTTTTCATGCAGTTTTTCATCTGGGAAGAGACGAACGAAAATTAGGTTGTTTTTTTCTTTTGTCTGCATAACCATGATACCTCTATTTACCTTGGATTAAAACTGTTTTTCATTTTAGTATGTATAGATATAAGCATATTAAATTTATCAGTTGTATACAAGAAAATTTAGTTGAGGAAACATTTTTTCCTAGTGTCCTAGCATAATTAAAATATGACTATTTTTTTTATTTTCAACTTATTGATTTATAATATCTAACTTCTTTTTAAGGTTTGAAAAATTGATTTCTGATTATCAACAATCATAAACATTTTTTTATGAAATTGAGGATGAAGAATAATAAGATAATAAAAAGATAATTAATAAAAAAGATTTATGATTTATTTTAAATAAATGAAATATTTTTACAAAATTTATATAGAAAAATTTATATAAAATGTATGGTATATATATTAATTATGAAATTAAAAATTCTTGCAATTTGTTTATTAATAATGATGCTAACTGGTTCCATTCCTATAACCTCTAAACAAATTAATAAAGATGATATTGAAAAAACTACAGATGATATCAATGAAATAAGAATTGCTGTATATTCAATGGGTGATATCTTTTTAGAGGGTATGCAGGATTACTTAGATATTTTTTATGGATATCAATGGAAAGTAGGAAACAAAATTTATGGATTTAATTTAACAGCAGTGGATGATAAGGCTATTTTTAAAGGTAAATTAAATACAAAGAATTATGAGGTTTTTACAATTAGTTGGATGGAAGCATCACAAATGATAATGAAACTTTCACAACATAGAATAAAAAATTTTATATGGAAAAATAAAGTAGCTGATTTTGTGAAAGATGGAGGCGGATACTTTGGTTCTTGCGCAGCTGCAACTATTATGACATCGGGTTTAAGTAATCGTCCTAGGACGATCTACGAGAAACAAATGGATAGAGGATCTCTGCATGTCTCACAAGTGAAATCATATATAAACGCCAATTTTATTTTTATTCCACAGCTATCAGGCCATCCTGAAAAAATAGGATCAACGGGTTATGTATGGTTCTCAGGTTGGGATGAAAACAACGAAAGTCATTATTTTAGTGGTTGTTGTTTAGATGTTATTGTCGATAAGAACAATCCTATATTTAGCGATCTCTACGAAAATACACGAAGAATCCATTGGGCTGGTGGACCTGCACTTATAATACCTGAGCAAAGCAATAACGTTAAAGTTATAGCTTACTATCCAAACGAGGAAATATCTGATAACAAATCAACACAGATACATGCTTGGAAATATACTGGTCGTATACTTGGTTTTATAAAAGGTTTTATTAAAACAATAAAGATGGAGGGAAATATCTTTGATAAAATTTTATTTACACTGTTTAAGGCAACTGACTGGAAAATGACCAATAAAATAATACAAACAAAATGTGCTAATATGCCTTTTATGACCATGGAGATATACCCAAATGAAAACCAGGGTAGAATAATATTATGTGGTGGTCATCCGGAAGACTGGGTCTGGTGGGGTGGTCACATAGAAGAAACAAAAGATACTTCTAAAAATAATCTTTTTGACGCGCTTCACTATTGGACAGGCATTGATAAAGTTATAAATAACTATAACTGGTGGATCTATAGAAGAGTAGCAGCATGGGCAGGTAAAGTACCTGATAATGATCTCCCACCAGTTTATGGTCCATCACAAGTTTGTGATATTTTTCCTTTTAATCAAACATCCATTTTCACCATTTATGGTAACGTAGAAATATCAAAAGGTGATGAATCATTAGATCTTTTTTATAGACATTCATATGATAACTCTTCTTGGAGTAACTGGACATTATACGGTACAGACATAGATGGTTCTGATGGTTGGAGCTGGGAATTCAATGCACCAAATGGAACAGGGTATTACCAGTTTTATTCAATAAGAAAAGTAGTATATGAAAATTATACTGAGATTGAAGCAGTTCCACCAGGACCGGATGCATTTGTATATATTGAACAGAATTAATCAAGATTTAAAATATTAAAAGAAGTGGTGTTCTATCTAAGTTTTTTATTCCATGATGTTTAATTTACGGTATATTTTTAAATAAATAAAAGATTTGCCTAGTGTCCTAGC
This window encodes:
- a CDS encoding TrkH family potassium uptake protein, with translation MGDLRTVLRDLGNILMTVGAITLFALAAPIYFNEGTGVGVIFLTSAVFFLVGLPLHFIFKKAEQADFKTAMVTAALSWLLIPVVSTIPFLLIVKTDFLSAFFECMSGWTGTGLTMFSKPSLLPYTLQFWRTYMQWVGGVGVIILTLAILARPGVGSYSLYKSEGREQRTHPSIIKTVRTMWWIFALYTVIGVTLLIVVGMVTTGGMNPWQSLNHGMTALATGGFSVTDDSMMGIGTTSQIVLVALMIIGAISFTAHFNLLKGSVKKFLSDTQLHAMVVLLIFGVLLLTFINLNTPSLHYGKNFLLALKESGFQFVSALTCTGFSSADIANWAESAKLILAMAMIVGGAAGSTAGGIKLFRAILLSKGVSWRIKRSISSPRRVFVHKFGGKPLSKEEVIDFIDEAAIISFMWVILLMAGVIVISLVLPQETLGNVFLEVSSAQGNVGLSTGITSKLNDVNYMQYPIMSAVGKVMLIFNMWIGRLEIIPVVVLVRSFFGLRRNIL
- a CDS encoding DUF296 domain-containing protein, coding for MQTKEKNNLIFVRLFPDEKLHEKLVEACKKHRVKTSVIISGIGQLKKFELGYFREKNVYIKEKFDKPYELLSLNGTICKQKDDYLVHLHTCLSDENKKTIGGHLFEGIVEVTNEIILMKSDIEIIRRLEEKTGLKGMFLE